Genomic DNA from Solanum dulcamara chromosome 4, daSolDulc1.2, whole genome shotgun sequence:
tgATGTATTCTAAGTGTTTATAGGACTGATCTTAGATGATTTGCATGTTATGTGGCATAACGTGAATAtatcaagatatcatctataaatacaatcatgTACAAATTAAGAAAGGGTTTGAAAATCCTATTCATCATATCCACGAAGGCTGTGGGGGCACTCGTTAGTCTAAATGACATAACGATGAACTCAAAGTGCCCATATCTCATTCAGAAGGCTGGTTTGGGAATATTTACTTCCCAAATCTTTAGATGATGATATACggatctcaagtcaatctttgaaaaatatttagctCCTTGCAATTGATGAAATAAATCATCTACCCTTGGAAGGAGTATATGTTctttatcattattttattcagTTGCctgtaatctatacacattcgcaTGGTACCATCCTTCTTGCATACAAATAgtactggagcaccccaaggtaaTATGTTAGGGAGAATAAAACCTTGTCAAGTAAATCTTTCAACTGCTCCtctaactctttcaattcagtTAGCGCCATTCTTTAAGGCACATTGGATATAGGTTGGGTACTGGGATATATACCGATACCTGAATCAATCTCTCCGATTGGAGGTAATCCATGAAGTTCATCAGGAAATGCATCTGGATATTCATTCACAACGGACATTGATTGAAGTATTGGCACCTGCTTCTCAGCTTCAAGGTCTTTTACTTGGACCATGTGATATAAAGACCCTTTCTCAATAAGCTTTTGTGCcttaagatatgaaataaacCTTCCTCTAGGCATTAATGAATTGTCTTACCCTTCAGCACTGGCTCATTTAGGAAATGGCATCGAGCAACCTTATATCGGTAATCAACTATAGCATAACAAGAggacaaccaatccatgcctataATGATGTCAAAGTCCACAATTTCTAGCTCTATTAAATATGCCAATATGTCTCGACCACATACTATTACCAGGCACCTGTAATAGACCTTTCTAGCTATAATAGATTCTCCTATCGAAGCTTATATTGTAAATGGCTCACGTAATAACTTTGTCTCTACTTCAAAGTTCATTGCAACGAATGGAGTAACATATGATAAGGTAGCCCCTGggtctatcaatgcatatacattataaaagaaaatagatAAGGTACCTATAACCACATCTAGGGATGCCTCGGAATCTTGCCGACTGACTAGTGCATATATACGCTTCGAGCTAGCTCCAAACCCATATCCTATGCCTCTGCTTGAACCTCTACCTACTGATGATTGAGGACCACGTGATGAAGAAGGTGTTGATGATGAGGATGCTCTTGCAGAGCCAGTATATTGTGGCCTATCACCTCTACCCTCAGCTCCAAGACTAGGAgagtcatgcatcttatgaccCTCGACTCCAAACCTATAGCAAGTGGTAGAGCCATACCAACACTCTCTTAAATAAGATCGACCACACTATCTGCAAGTAGGTCGTGGTGGTAGTCCTCGGCTATCACCTCATTGGTAGTGGGGGCATAGTGCCTAGTTGTGGAGTGGTCTACTGTCTAAGCTTGCATTTGTGGACCTCTACTAGAATAACCTCTATCACCTCCCTGAAACATGCCAGTTGTCTTGGCCCTCTTAtttgttctctttctctctcagcCTTGCGATTTTGTAAGCGGCCTTCTATCTGTCGTGCATGTGCCATCAATCTAGAAATATCTATATCCGGATTTAATGCAGCAACCACACAAGAAATAATCAAATGATCTCCAAAGATAACCATAAAGCGATGATTCCTTACATCTTGGATGCTGACCATCTCAGGAGAGAATCTAGCCAGCTGAGCGAATCGCATACTATACTCCCTAACACTGAAGTTTCTGTATCAAAAGTTTAGAAATTCTTCAACCCTCACCTCCCTAAGCTCTTAGGGCAAAACGTGCTCCATAAAGGCTTGAGAAAACTCCTTCCAAACTGTTGGGGGGAGTCTTTGGTCCCCTAGAATCACTAACATCTCATACCATACGATGGCTGCATCTTTCAGCTGTTAGGAGGTCAATTCAACTGGATCAGTCTCTGAGACGTGCATGACCCTAAaaattttgttgatctcttcTATAAACTATTATGGGTTCTCTATCACACTAGATTCGGTGAACACCGAGGGATTTATATGAAGGAAATCACGTACTCTGGATCAAGTTGCCTCTCCCTGTGTAGTTCTAGGTGCAGCTGCATTTTGTCCTTTGACCTGAGAAGCTACCAATTGAGTGAGAAACTATAATGCCCCTCTAATATCTTGCTCAGAGGCACTTGGAGGTTGTGTAGGCGATACATGAACTACTGTTGATACTGTTGGAGGTGTAGAAACTCCCATAGACCCTTCTGTCTTGGGAATCTAAGGACCT
This window encodes:
- the LOC129884279 gene encoding uncharacterized protein LOC129884279, yielding MRFAQLARFSPEMVSIQDVRNHRFMVIFGDHLIISCVVAALNPDIDISRLMAHARQIEGRLQNRKAEREREQIRGPRQLACFREVIEVILVEVHKCKLRQFGVEGHKMHDSPSLGAEGRGDRPQYTGSARASSSSTPSSSRGPQSSVGRGSSRGIGYGFGASSKRIYALVSRQDSEASLDVVIGTLSIFFYNVYALIDPGATLSYVTPFVAMNFEVETKLLREPFTI